One genomic window of Candidatus Micrarchaeota archaeon includes the following:
- a CDS encoding flavin reductase family protein, with amino-acid sequence MNPAKTRKTKTGRSKRTKQKAKVRSARKRSVSGSVKKSGGMEPVQLLDFNAVVVTSKSGPVVNGCTVSWITRLSFDPPMVGIALANERFTRNVIVESGKFAVNILDKKDWEIAKYYGTVSGKKIDKSKKYPYEVTLHGNPVLKKAIAYLECEVVDRYQTGDHTFFVAEVVNQVNLRKGTPLTRQDLRKKGI; translated from the coding sequence ATGAACCCTGCGAAAACGCGTAAAACGAAAACCGGTCGTTCAAAACGTACGAAGCAAAAGGCAAAGGTTCGGTCTGCCAGAAAACGGTCCGTCAGCGGTTCTGTAAAGAAATCGGGTGGGATGGAACCTGTTCAGCTCCTTGATTTTAATGCGGTGGTGGTTACAAGTAAATCCGGACCTGTTGTCAACGGATGCACGGTCTCATGGATCACCCGGTTGTCTTTTGACCCGCCGATGGTAGGTATCGCTCTGGCTAACGAACGGTTCACCAGAAACGTTATCGTGGAGAGCGGCAAGTTTGCGGTTAACATCCTTGATAAGAAGGATTGGGAGATCGCAAAGTACTACGGTACGGTTTCCGGTAAGAAGATAGACAAATCCAAGAAGTATCCCTACGAGGTGACATTGCACGGTAATCCAGTACTCAAGAAGGCTATAGCCTATTTGGAGTGCGAGGTTGTCGATAGGTATCAGACCGGTGATCATACGTTCTTTGTTGCAGAGGTAGTCAACCAGGTTAACCTGCGTAAAGGCACCCCGTTAACACGTCAGGACCTACGCAAAAAGGGTATCTAG